CCACACCGCCATGTAACTCTGGCCCTGAACAACCGACATTCCGAGCACACCATCCACATCAGCGTTCGCCGGGGCTATCACCGGCAACAGAATGCAAATCATTGTCGCAACGATCTTACTCCTGGATGATGTGATCATCATCTTCCCCTCCCTTGGCACAGAAGGACGCACTGAACGAACGGCTGGCCGTGTTGTATTGCGTGTATTCCGGCGTATTCGTCTCGCTCATAACTTCGTATACATAGTTGCCGGGCAAGCATGCCGTACCGCTGATGGAAAAACTGTGCCAGTAACTGCCGTCGTAATTGCGCCCCGTGGTTGCGGTTACGTTCGCATCTGCGGGAGCGTATGTAATCGTCGTCGAGTTCGGGAACGTGATCGACACACGATCCAGGTCCGGCACAAAGCTGCACGCGGTAGTCCATTGGATCTCCCAGTGCAACTTGCGGTTTGGCAAGACAAATACCTGATGGTGCAGGCTGTCCGCGATCACCGTGGGGTCTGTCTCATCTACGATTTCCACGACTGTACCAATTTCACCGGGCTGGAACTCGTTCGTCTGGACGAACCCGCCCGGCCAGCGAGTTCTGACTGTGACCGCTTCGGTGTGATCGCCCAATCCGAAACGTAGCGAGTTGCTCATCTGCCCGCCAAGCCCGCTGCCCCCGTCGACAAACAGGGTCGTGGAATCGTCGTCCGCTATCACGGTCACCACCGCACCGATCCCCGAGCGGTTGTTCGCGCCCGACAGAACATTGAGGCGCACGCCCAGCCGGCTGGCCAGCGGCGTCTCATCGCCATCCGGGGCTGTCGCCGAGTAGTAGAATGACTGGTCGGCGAGCGGTCGTCCCAAATACAGGTCCATGTCCCCATCGCCGAGGAAGTCCGTCGCCGCCAAGCCCGATACACTTTGCTCTAAATCACCCACGCCGGTGATATCCGTGACATCCTCGAAATATGGGGCATGACCCGCGGGGACACGGCTGCCTGCATTGCGCAACAGATGCACTCCGTAGGGCGGCAGATCGGTCGTTTCATCCGCGACCACCAGTAGATCGATCCAACCGTCTAGATCGAAATCCAGTGGCCTCAGATCGGTCACCGGACCAGTCGGTGGCAGAAGCGCTGTCGATTCGTAGAACGTACCCGGCTCTACCGGGTTGTTCAGGAACAGGCGCGGCCTTGTTTCCGAAGTCGCGCCCTCAGGGCGAACCGCTGCCGCCAGATCCGGCAGGCCGTCGCGGTTCACATCTGCCCACACGGCTGCATCCACCCTGCCCAACTCGATCCCCGGGAATCGCGTCGAGAACTCGTCAGGGTACAAAGCATTGGTTCGGTGATATAGGTGTGTTTCCGACGGATCGCCGAGCGAGGGAACGAAAACATCGAGAAGGCCATCACGGTCGATGTCCACCCAGCTCACCGACGAGACCGTGACCGGCGCCGTTTCTGAACCCTGGAAGATCGACCATATCGGCGTAAACCCGGCACCGCCCAGCTCCCACACGTTGGCCAAGAGCAGGAACGGATAGTGAGAGTGCGTTGGTAGGAGGCGCTTCGCACCGCCGGCATCGGCGCGGGTTACCAGCAGGTCGACATTCCCGTCGGCGTTGAAATCGCCCCAGCTCCCCGCCCAGCTCTTATGCAGCCAGTACTCGGTCTGGCCTTCCATTTCCCAGTTCAGCTGCGGGCCGATGTTCTCGAAGAGGGGAGGATCTGCTCCGGCCCCCTTGTTGCGTAGCAACATAGGGTGATCCTCGTGCGCCACGAATATGTCGATGTTGCCGTCGTTGTCAAAGTCTGCGGCGGCACTGCCGCGGGCGTCTGACAGATTATTGATATCAGCATTGAATGCGTCTGTGACTCTCTCGAATCCTGGCGCGCCATGTGAAGCTTCACCCGTGTTTCTGTAGAGTTGTGGTGGGCCGTTCTGAAGGGTCAAGAAGAGGTCCTCGTCACCGTCGTTGTCGTAATCGAGCGTAATCGCGCTGTAGGGCACGCCCGGGTAGTCGAGCCCAGTCACATGCTCCGACTTGTTCACGTACTTCGCCGCCGGTGGCGGCGCCGGTGGTGGAGGCACCTGTGCGTAGTAGAGCCCCTGTCCAAAGGTGCCGATCACGAGCTGCCCGGTCACATAGGGATTGAAAGCAATGTCTTCGACTACGATGCCTTCGGCCATAGTGTTCGCGAATTCATAGGTCCATACGGGATGATCGGGGTCCGTCATATCGAGCTTCCACAAGCCCGTGTACTCATGCAGGCAGCCGACATTAGAGAGCTCCGGTAACGCCGTGCCCTTGAGATTGATGCCGAGAAAGACGATATGATCATCATACGGTGAATAGACCAGCGTTTCGACCTGCGGAGATTTGCTCGTGAAATCAGCGAGCTCAACAGGCATATCAAATACCGCCCAGACCATATCGTTCACATCGGCTGCATCCGCGTTCTCGGTACGATAGATCGTTGCCGCTGCATCAGGTGCAGGGCTATGAGGACTGACACCAAACATCAAGACCTTGCCGGATACGCTTGCCGCCAACTCGTGGATATGATACGTTCCTGCAGGGAATGCCGGCTGGGGAGTAACTTGCACCCAGCTAGTCGAGTTGACACTGTCGAGCCTGTAGAGTTCGGCACCATAGCCCGTCGCAGCGAAAAGACGCCCGGTCGCCGGTACATATTCCAGATCCATTGCCATCTCTGTGATGATGTCCAGATCCAGATCCTTCGTGAACGCCAGGTTTTCCTCTGCCGTCGAGATGACCCATTGCTCCATACTATAGTTCCATTCGCCGCGTACGACGCCGTAGTGCCCGACATCAGCGATCTCGTAGTTGTAAGTGGCGAACCAAATATCGGCCGTCGTCATTTCGAGGTCATAGATACCAACTTTGTGCCCTACTACATCAGCGATCGACTCATCTATCCATCCTCCAGGAGGATCACCCAGCAAAGCATTGCTAATGTAGATCGTTTCGTCTGCTTTGTTGACCCCGACAACTGCCAGGAGGAGCTCGCCTCCGCCATGCCAGTCAGGCCATACTTCGACATTACTAGAGCTGTGATGATCATCGGGAATCGGATGTATTTTCCAAGCTTCGTGTGAGTTGCGCGTAGACGAGAAGACCCCGTCGTCCTGGTTGGCCTCGATCACCCTGCCGTCGCTGCGGAAATCGAGATCGTTGGTCCCCATCTCATCGTAACCGTGGGAGATCCATTCATCGCCGGACCAATGACCACAGACGTTATCCCAGGTCTGGCCGCCGTCGCTGGACAGATGCAGCATCGCATTATACTGGACAAGAACCTTGATCTCCGACTGGGGCACCGACCCAATGAGCGCCGGCAATAAGACGGTAGGTTGATCTATCACCTGAGTGCCCCAGAAAGTCTGGTATCCCATATCCAGCGGAATCGCGGGGGCGCCATATGATGAGGGATACATGTAATCAACACCGGCGCGTCTATACACCCGCAACGACCAGGACGCCCCCTGAGAAGGCTCGACGGGCGATACGTACGGTTGGCTTCCCCTCAACATGCTGGCCTTGGAGTCAGATGAGGTATTCCGGTTACCGGCCAGAATGATATCTGGGTTTTCGCCCGTGCCCTCGATCACGTTCATGAGCCAGATGGTGGCGCCGGTATAGAGGGGATCGTCTGGATCATCATGCATGTCCCTCGTCATTCTACCAACTTCGG
This bacterium DNA region includes the following protein-coding sequences:
- a CDS encoding CRTAC1 family protein — protein: MTEVLSVSSEFIESLQGGGSKPIVSEKRPRKFQDCILKGNDRGHVLPAFLALISILLSPIPSHAAITLTPAGPGGGGWLYAGTFDPVDGQTMLIGTDMCGVFRTDDGGQHWQPWNDGLLSSSASARDQISYVQDLIGIHRNDATEYYAATLGGIYRAPDGGGWIRDTAHASFYHSYTHTEPDYTFTLDNVAIPFSCFAHNGEGMLYAGAGANRCGPRHMDNWFGADIFRYPGLGDLTANSNHQYGEFHEGESNPPCQYTVWRKNLDDAQGWVPYAMDCTPENMTFGAARDLSVARLDGTDYVVVSTIHGIFMHDGTTWRWLHTIPLHDDQGVVNPEGYYRENLMCWNVYLTQRGTLYAGMSLFRGDDTTIPGGVYRIFDVTEPDPEWHWVGDGGPINNGDSSAPVDLRKTMAEVGRMTRDMHDDPDDPLYTGATIWLMNVIEGTGENPDIILAGNRNTSSDSKASMLRGSQPYVSPVEPSQGASWSLRVYRRAGVDYMYPSSYGAPAIPLDMGYQTFWGTQVIDQPTVLLPALIGSVPQSEIKVLVQYNAMLHLSSDGGQTWDNVCGHWSGDEWISHGYDEMGTNDLDFRSDGRVIEANQDDGVFSSTRNSHEAWKIHPIPDDHHSSSNVEVWPDWHGGGELLLAVVGVNKADETIYISNALLGDPPGGWIDESIADVVGHKVGIYDLEMTTADIWFATYNYEIADVGHYGVVRGEWNYSMEQWVISTAEENLAFTKDLDLDIITEMAMDLEYVPATGRLFAATGYGAELYRLDSVNSTSWVQVTPQPAFPAGTYHIHELAASVSGKVLMFGVSPHSPAPDAAATIYRTENADAADVNDMVWAVFDMPVELADFTSKSPQVETLVYSPYDDHIVFLGINLKGTALPELSNVGCLHEYTGLWKLDMTDPDHPVWTYEFANTMAEGIVVEDIAFNPYVTGQLVIGTFGQGLYYAQVPPPPAPPPAAKYVNKSEHVTGLDYPGVPYSAITLDYDNDGDEDLFLTLQNGPPQLYRNTGEASHGAPGFERVTDAFNADINNLSDARGSAAADFDNDGNIDIFVAHEDHPMLLRNKGAGADPPLFENIGPQLNWEMEGQTEYWLHKSWAGSWGDFNADGNVDLLVTRADAGGAKRLLPTHSHYPFLLLANVWELGGAGFTPIWSIFQGSETAPVTVSSVSWVDIDRDGLLDVFVPSLGDPSETHLYHRTNALYPDEFSTRFPGIELGRVDAAVWADVNRDGLPDLAAAVRPEGATSETRPRLFLNNPVEPGTFYESTALLPPTGPVTDLRPLDFDLDGWIDLLVVADETTDLPPYGVHLLRNAGSRVPAGHAPYFEDVTDITGVGDLEQSVSGLAATDFLGDGDMDLYLGRPLADQSFYYSATAPDGDETPLASRLGVRLNVLSGANNRSGIGAVVTVIADDDSTTLFVDGGSGLGGQMSNSLRFGLGDHTEAVTVRTRWPGGFVQTNEFQPGEIGTVVEIVDETDPTVIADSLHHQVFVLPNRKLHWEIQWTTACSFVPDLDRVSITFPNSTTITYAPADANVTATTGRNYDGSYWHSFSISGTACLPGNYVYEVMSETNTPEYTQYNTASRSFSASFCAKGGEDDDHIIQE